A region of the Gambusia affinis linkage group LG11, SWU_Gaff_1.0, whole genome shotgun sequence genome:
TCCACATGATTTAAGGTGAAagtttgagaatttttttaaagcaagagAACCATCTTCCAAATGATTATTTCTACTGTAACATTTCTGAAACGTTTTATGCAACAGTAAATGTATAATACTTATATCGTGCAGATGAAGTTTTGCAGAAATACCTGGTATGTATCATAATCcaatggaaaaattacaaaataaacatccaacTTGCTCTGACTCCGTTCAGCAAATTCAGCCACAGCTTTTGACATGATGGAGGCAGATGTTTCTTTAAGGAATCCCAGGTTTCCAGTGCCGATTGCAGGAAAGGAGATTGAGCTGTGTTGGTTCTTTGTGGCTTCTACTAAACACTCATACACCGAACTGTAGAGTAACTGTATTATTGAGATACAAAGACAGGAACTgaaatcaaagcagaaaaagagatttttattttaagtcaagtaCCAAGGAATGAGAGACGTACCTGTTGAGGTGCTGTCCATTCTGTAGGACTCCTGCTCTGTCCAGTGCAAATTGCATGATACACCTGTTTGCACTTCAGGTTATAACCGTTTGTGCAGTAGATATTACCCTTCTTAACAGCTTTGTACATATCTTTTTGGATTTCATAGCCAGCTTTTTCCAATATTGCTTTGGAAATTTGGCCTTGGCTGAGTTTTCGTTCCTCTGATGCAGTGTTTACAATGACATCTgtctaaagaaacaaagaacaaaaacaggagtGAATTTAATTCAGACCACCATAAACCCTGTGGCAGAGTTTCAACAATTAAGTGTttaaggggcagtattatgtgttttcaagGCACAtcgtgccattttatagcacaattaatcATCTATGGTACCTTgggttgttataaaaatgctcttATCTGagattacttaaaataaattttactttctgatttgatgctttaaaattgggcctctagCTGTGTCCTAATTCAGGGGCTGCATCCTTGCAAAGAAATGAAGACCGGAAGAGAAAAGCAGTGAATTCGGACAGGTCTAGCCTTCATCAACTGACCCCGCCGCCACCTCAGTGTAACtcatgttgcctagcaaccgtGACAGCGTGAAGCAGAGAGCGacgaagaaataaaacaacatcggagctaaagtttgtttctgtcatGTATTACTCTTGATCTCTGTATTATTCTTCACCTTCATAGTAAATCTGTTAGTTTGATTCTAAAACGTTCAAACATGTAGTGCACATTTCTACAAGGAATAAACATgagcaaattattcattttcaaatgtaataCTCTCCAGATCTCAGGTAAgcagttaaataaaactagtATGTTTGAAGGCTTAACTTTAATGCTCGGGAATAAATTAGCTACGCTagtaaaccaaacattttaaagctagACATTACCTGTCTGAATAATATCGGTGTTTAACTTCCACTCATTGGGGAAAGCTAGTGGGAGTTTTTATAACGATGTGCCAGGAGTCATACTGAACCTGGAGCACCCGGCCAGCTGACAGCTGGTGAGGGGAGCTGGCTGGTAAAACAGCAGACATGTCCAAAAGTGTCACAATTGCAATTAGGTGACGTATTGGTGAACCGAGCAGATATTTGAGAAAGCCACAGTCTTGCCTAAAacgttgtaaaaaaaaatcatgttgtgTCACTTAAAGTGTaagataacaaaataatttgcagCTCTGCCTGAACACTCGGTTTGGACCTGCAATGAATTATGGGATATGGTGGGTCGTGAAGGATACACCGGACACATCCTTCAAATCAGGGGAAAACATGAGGACGCATTTGAACGAGTCTTTGAATTTGGACAGGCCATGTCATCGGCCTGATAAATCCGTCCTTCGAAGGATGCAGCCCCTGAATTTGGACACAGCtcaagaaactttaaaaactccttCCTTTTCTGAAGCTCtacctccaggaagtcatcataacatggctcctctaGTGACCCTTTACCAACCTTTTTTACCAGAATTGCTCTGAAAAGTAGCTCATATcctgagctcagcagatgctcagtttgTCAGacgtttgctaattgcttctgctagtctgaaggactattgtgcctcacagagcagcaacttggaaactgcagcacaaggaggagctgcaaatcgaaggcggggctaggtccacccaggcattttgcacagctggatggttgccatgaagattaaaggatttctcaaccATGCAAGAAAGAGTAAAGGCAAcactccagttttgttttagataaaggaataacattatgacatgatgtaaagctgaaaaaagctgattttacacaatactgccccttaaAGTAATTGAACCTGATGTGTCCTCTACTTggtattactgaaaataaatatgttgaattAATTCTTACGTTTTGTTCTTCAATTTTCCCCTTCTGCAGAGTGAGGAGGACATTTCCGATCTTGACTGAAGCTTGTGGGGCGTTCCCGGCTCTTTGGGTATTTTGTGCTGCAGCACTGCTGTAAGTTTGCTTCTGCTGAAGCCTGAATATCTGATTGCATGCTCTCTCCATTTCCTGCACTGTGGGATCATCATGGTTAGCAAGGAAGATTTCTTTGGGACGATGGTACTGCTTAGGCAGCTTGTCATAGAAGGCTTTTATAGTTGACACTATGGTGTCGGCACATTCTCGCAGTGGGTAGTGGAACAACCCGGAGCTAATGGCAGGAATGGCAACAGTTGCCAGCTGGTATTCATCAACTTTATTGAGAATATTCAAGATGGCTCTCTCTAGCAAAGCTGTAGCTCTTTGTACTTCTTGTTGGGAAGGACTTGGCGACAGATTTGGACCCACAGCATGAATTATCGTTTTACACGGTAGTGACCCTGGACCCAAAGCAACTGCCTCCCCTGTTTGTAATTTACCACGCTTTTTGATATAATCATCAGACTCTTGTTGGATTTTAGGACCACCAGCTGTAGACAGAGCCAGAGCAAGGCCTCCATAATGCTTTAAATCTTCATTAGCAGCATTCACAACAGCCTCAGCAGGGAAATTGGTGAGATCAGCTTTCCACACAGAAACCTTTACACCTGAACGCATCATGACCTCTAATCTTATCTCTGGTTTAATGATTGCTGGCGGTCGCTGGTATGAAGTCCTGCTCTCATTCTCCACACCCTCGATGGTGGCCACACATCCAAATTTACTGTTGATGATTTCACACACATCGGCTCCACATCTTCTCACAATGCTGAGTGACGCCTCATATAGAGGAATGTCCAGTTTACTGGCCATCGTTTCTTAGCAAACCTGTGGAAAGATCATACGTAACATCATGAAGACTCAATTAAATGAGATTTATAACCATCCTTTCAGGAGGTCCTCATCTGTTTTCTGATATTAAATCAAGTTTCTGATGATTTCACCACTACACCTGCAacaaaggttttgtgtttgtgccaaAGATTCAGTTTTTGGCACCAAAATAACACCATATTCCTGCAAATGGTGTTATTTCATGACATTTTCTTAAGTAAAATGTAATAGTTCTTCACGGACTGGTTAAAAACTAACCTGAGTAGTAAATGTCCAGTACTATCACTTTAGAAATACTGACATATCAGAGGATACTTTGAAGTAAATGTTGGTTAGTTAAAAACAATCacagtaatattttattcattagttATGTGAGCTggaattattaaaatagatGATAAATCCAAACTTCCAGCTGTTGTTTTGGACTTTAGtgatgaacaataaaaacataaacaataaaacccaTAACAGCAGACAAAGGAGAACTGTTTGAATTGAAAACACGTTCATGAGGATGCAATCTGCATTATTTATTGATCAAGaaagtttttatgaattttaactTTATAGATTAAAATTTCTGCCTCTTTTCGTTTTAGATCTAAAATGATCACTCTTGCGCAAAGGAATACATTTTCAGGACTTTAGTAATGAAACTAAATTGCAATTTTAATTTAGCTCCAGCAGAGGGAGACAGgtgactaaaataaaagatCTTCAGATCATATAATCATTAATTTGGCCTGAACAGAAACACCTGCCCGACCTCAACTATAAAGTAATCATGTTGATTTCTAgtttaattattacatttaatatttgctgtaatttttccacattttagtgttgcatgtttatgttttccttaATGCAAAGCTGCAAGCAAATGCggcataatttaattttaataagttgacctaacacatacTAACTTAATGCTTTCAGATTCTCGTCGCCGTTTTCCCGATCATCACCCTCTCTGTTAGTGAAATCCAATCTTAACGCCAGCGATCACTTTAAGTCACATCCAAATGCGAATTATGAACAACTAAACTATTTTCAGTTCAGCTTCTCATTAAcgttaaataaaaagtaaaggcTTTACCCATAAAGGAGTACTTTCGtttaaaagagaagaaacaaagaggCGAATAGCTTACCTTGCCTGGCGTGGAAAGTCCCGagtgaaaaactgaaagtaaacTGGAACTGGGTGTGGACCAGTTCTAACTGGTTGAACTGCTAGATCGAGTTAATAAGTcttcaaaataacaaagaaaacatgtcgCTCTTCCTGCTGCGACTCCTTCTGCGCCAATCCCGCAAAGCTCCATAGCTGCGTCAGTAAGAACGCGCCTCCCGCCTCCCGTCGTTTCTCCACAAACAAAACCGAAAGTGTTCAGTCAGATCAGAAAGGAGAGAGGCCAGCAGCATGGCGGAGGAATACGCCTTCCCTGTTCTGGTGGAGTTGGGAGAAAGCAACACACAGAGACTAAAAAATAAgttggtgaaatattttcagagtaAAAAGTCCAACGGAGGAGACTGCGAGGTGGACTATGAGTCCGGGAGCCCAACTGCGCTGCTGCGCTTCCGCAGAGAGGAGGGTGAGTCCCAGACTGTCAGGTTTCTGATCAGTCCTGAGTAAAAACCTGCTGGATTTAACCCGTTTTCTCCCTCAGACCAGAAAAATGTCCTGGGCAGAGAGAAGCACCAGATCAGTTTGGATCAAGGAGTGCTAAAGATGACAGTCCGCCTTCCTTCAGacggaaaacagaaacaggtgaGAGCTAAAAAGTGGAAGTTAAACGTATTTACGTTCTACCGAATGAGAATTTCTTCTCTTATGATCATTGGAATATTGTTTGGAATATTTAATGGAATACTGATCTGACCTGAGTTACTTCCTGTAATCTCATAAAATGCCTGACAGTGACATAACACTCACCTCCTGCTGCTGTaaacatgttcatgtttgtctttgtgggtgtgatttattttatgtctatGAATCGGTAAACTCATTTTATGTTTACTATTATTGCCTTCATCATGTATGATGCTGACCTGACCAGTCCTGGACCTTTGAACACTTCCTTAGCCTTTTGTTTAAACTCTGAGCTGCTAATGAAGACCTGCCCCTGCTGGGCTTTTATTGTTTACTGCAAGTTATATGACTAATCAGAATCCAAGAAGTTTCTGTCTGATTGCATTCCTGCTTTTATCCTTTCACTTTCTGTGTTTGAGGATATTTAACAATCCTCAAACACAGGATTATTTGTCTAAAATGTCTCAAATCTGTTTTAAACAGGGGGATTCAACTGATCCAGGCAGCAAAAAGTGTAAGTACCCGTGAAGGAAATATCTGCCACTGATGTGAcacagaagtattcacacctctcgaactttttcatattttgtcacattacaaccacaaacatatatatatatatatatatatatatatatatatatatatatatatatatatatatatatatatatatatatatatttcactgGAGTTTAGtgtgaaagaccaacaaaaagtgGTGCACAATTGTGAACTGGAAGGAGGGGtatacatgattcaaaacattttttacaactaaaaaactgaaaagtgtggtgtgtgtgtaAAACCACCTTTTGAAGCAAAtccagctgcaagtcttttggt
Encoded here:
- the parp9 gene encoding protein mono-ADP-ribosyltransferase PARP9, which codes for MASKLDIPLYEASLSIVRRCGADVCEIINSKFGCVATIEGVENESRTSYQRPPAIIKPEIRLEVMMRSGVKVSVWKADLTNFPAEAVVNAANEDLKHYGGLALALSTAGGPKIQQESDDYIKKRGKLQTGEAVALGPGSLPCKTIIHAVGPNLSPSPSQQEVQRATALLERAILNILNKVDEYQLATVAIPAISSGLFHYPLRECADTIVSTIKAFYDKLPKQYHRPKEIFLANHDDPTVQEMERACNQIFRLQQKQTYSSAAAQNTQRAGNAPQASVKIGNVLLTLQKGKIEEQNTDVIVNTASEERKLSQGQISKAILEKAGYEIQKDMYKAVKKGNIYCTNGYNLKCKQVYHAICTGQSRSPTEWTAPQQLLYSSVYECLVEATKNQHSSISFPAIGTGNLGFLKETSASIMSKAVAEFAERSQSKLDVYFVIFPLDYDTYQAFEAEIKALQERVSNFMLATASGSEDFHTSRASTPKITLLGPSDESKREAKKWFTDLLYRHKPIQIRNNFISHFSEEDHQALAHLADTGLSIEEFFSKGHACLTVNGKPEENAVIAALQVEVLLCKIHKDFIAEEEHQLKMLTAMKVSGEKKTVDEKSPVFSQRIQLFRPEGLWMVKVDRVENDALKEMFDRKKKQLHRSSTKTMFQRIPAQFCEMISRIGFHAECAPPEDPTYGEGIYFARSIKAALELWREKGEEYLYFVEADVLLGNSAKGERGFILPPPDEKDPNTLCDSVSGGSDVSVIFSGYQALPKYIITCKNSHSH